Within Campylobacter jejuni, the genomic segment CTTTTACACCATGCTTTAAGAGAAATTTTAGGTTCTCATGTAAGTCAAGCAGGATCTTTGGTTGAAAGCAATAAACTAAGATTTGATTTTACTCATCATAAAGCTTTAAGCAAAGAAGAGCTAGAAAGCATTGAAAAAAGAGTCAATGAAATGATTATAAACTCAAGCGAAGCTATCTTAGAAAATATGCCTTTAGAAGAAGCTAAAAAAAGCGGTGCTATAGCATTGTTTAATGAAAAATACCAAGGCAATGTGCGTGTTTTAACTCTAGGTGAAAGCAAGGAACTTTGCGGGGGAACTCATGTTAAAAATACTGCTCAAATAGGAAGTTTTTACATAGTTAAAGAAAGCGGTGTGAGTGCTGGAGTTAGACGCATTGAAGCTGTGGTTTCTAAAGCGGCTTTAGAATTTGTAAAAAATCAACTTGAAGAACTTTCTAAAGCAAAAGATGAGCTTAAAAATAATGATATTTTAAACGGGGTTAAAAAGCTTAAAAATGAAATTTTAAGTTTAAAAAATGAGCTTAAAAATTCAAGTAAAACCGAGCTTGATTCTAAAAATATCCAAGGTGTTGAAATTTGCGTAAAGCGTGTAGATAATGGCGATATTAAAGCTATGATTGATGATTTTAAAAACAAATTTGCTAAAGCGGTGATTTTACTTATCCAAGTAAAAGATGAAAAAATCACTTTAGCAGCTGGCGTTAAAGATGTGCCTTTAAAAGCAGGAGCTTTAGTTAAAGAAGCGGCGCAAATTTTAGGTGGAAATGGTGGCGGAAGAGATGATTTTGCTACTGCAGGTGGAAAAGATTTAAGCAAAATCAATGAAGCTTTAAAACAAAGCTTAGAAACGATAGAAAAAGCACTTTAATGTTAATTCTTGCTTCAAGTTCCATTTCAAGAGCTAACTTGCTTAAAACCGCAAAGATTGATTTTAAGCAAGTTAGTTTTGATTATGATGAAAATTTAAATAAAAATATTTCACCTTTTTTATATGTTCAAAAAATAGTTCTTGAAAAAGAAAGACAATTTTTAAGTACTTTAGGCAAAGATTTTCAAAACCAAAATTTGCTTTTTGCAGATAGTATAGTTTGTATAGATGAAAAAATTCTTACCAAAGCAAAGGATAAAAAAGAAGCTTATGAAATGCTTGCCTTACAAAATGGAAAGTATGCAAGTATTTTATCGGCTTTTTTGCTTGTAAAACCTGAAAAAAGAGTTTTTTCTCTTTCAAAAACTACGCTTTATTTTAAAAATTTTGATGAAAATGCTTTAAGAGATTATGTAGAAAATGATCTTTATAAAGGCAAGGCGGGTTGTATTATGTGTGAGGGTTTTCATCAAAATTTCATCACCCAACAAGTAGGAAATCTAAGCACTGCTTTAGGGCTTGATATCCAAACTTTAAAGGCTTATTTATGAAAATATTAAAATATATTTTTTCATTTTTTACTCTTTTGTTTATAGCTGGATTTATTTATGTGGCTTATCTTTTCACAAGTGCTGATACTGAGGGTTATACTTTCAAAGAATACAAACCTCCTCTTACAACACAAATTTACGATAGAAATGGCAAGCTTGTGGCTAATATTTTTGAACAGCATCGTTTTTATGCTCCTTATGAAGAGCTTCCTCCACGCCTTATAGAGGCTTTGGTTGCTATAGAAGATACAAGCTTTTTTGAACATAATGGAGTTAATATCGATGCCATTTTTAGAGCTGCTGTAAAAATCATAAAAAGCGGTGGAAAAACCATGGAAGGAGCTTCCACTCTTACCCAGCAATTTATTAAAAACACGGAATTAACCCCAGAAAGAACTATTATGCGTAAAATTCGCGAAGCTTTGCTTGCTTATAAAATGGAAACCATTTTAACTAAAGAGCAAATTTTAGAAAGGTATTTAAATTTTATCTTTTTTGGACATGGGTATTATGGAGTAAAAACCGCAGCTTTGGGGTATTTTCATAAAAATTTAAATGAACTAAGCCTTAAAGAGATTGCTATGCTAGTAGGTATGCCAAAAGCACCTAGCAGTTATGATCCTACAAAGCATTTAGATCTTTCCATCTCAAGAGCAAATAATGTTATTTCAAGAATGTATAATCTAGGTTGGATTTCAAAAGCAGATTATGATACAGCCATCAAAGAAATTCCGCAAGTTTATGATGATACGCTTACTCAAAATGCTGCTCCTTATGTCGTAGATGAAGTGATTAAACAATTAAGCCCTAATATTAAAGACTTAAAAACAGGTGGATATAAAATCATTTTAAATATAGACTTAGATGTTCAAAATATGGCACAGAATGCTTTGAAATTTGGTTATGATGAGATAGTAAAACGCGATAAAGATGCAAATTTAAGCACTTTAAACGGAGCTATGGTCGTGGTAAATCATCAAAGTGGTGATGTTTTAGCTTTGGTAGGTGGGGTTGATTATGAAAAAAGTAATTATAACCGTGCTACTCAAAGTATGCGTCAACCTGGAAGCTCTTTTAAACCTTTTGTGTATCAAGTGGCGATTAATTTAGGATATTCGCCTATGAGTGAAATTGCTGATATTTCTAGAATTTTTGAAGGTGGAGCGGGTAATAATGAGGATTGGAAACCTAAAAATGAAGGGGGTAAATTTTTAGGTTTAATTACCTTAAAAGAAGCTTTAACAAGATCAAGAAATTTAGCTACCATTAATCTCGCACTTGATATGGGGCTTGATGTTCTTTACTCTAAACTAATGGAATTTGGATTTAAAGATATACCGCCTAATTTATCAATCGTATTGGGAAGTTTTGGTATTTCTCCTTTGGAGTATTCGAAATTTTATACCATGTTTGGGAACTATGGTATGATTAAAGATCCTCAAAGTATCAGACAAGTTCAGGATAAAACCGGTAAAACCATCATGGAATTTAACTCAAATGAGCGTAAAGTCAGCGATGAAGCGCAAAGTTTTCTGGTTTTAGATATGATGAGAAATGTTGTTGAAAAAGGCACAGGGCGTAATGCAAGAGTAAAAGATATAGAAATAGCAGGAAAAACAGGAACAACGAATAAAAGTGTTGATGCTTGGTTTTGTGGATTTACGCCTGAAATAGAAGCAATCATTTGGTATGGAAATGATAACAACAAGCCTATGCGTTATACAGAAGGTGGAGCTAGAACGGCTGCTCCTGTGTTTAGAGAATTTTTAACTCAATATATAGAAAAATTCCCTGATACAACTAGAAAATTTAGCATTCCTAATGGAGTTTATCGCGGAAATTATAAAGGAGAAAGTGCTTATTATACCACCAAATCACCATTACCAAAAGCAAATATGAAATTTAATGAAAGCGAGATTATATTTTGAAAGTAGAAAGATCTACTTTCAAAATGATTAAGCTTTTTTGATGATTATTTCATCATCTTTTGTATCAATGATAATGCTATCATTTTCATGAAGTTCATCAGCAAGTATCATATCGCTTAATTTATCTTCTATAAGATCATAAATAGCTCTTCTTAAAGGTCTAGCACCAAAATCAGGGTCAAAACCATCTTTAGCGATTAAAAGGGCTGCATTTTCGCTTAAACTTGCTTTTATTCCCTTGTTTTCTAAGCTCATTTGTAAATCTTTAAATAAAAGCTTGACTATTTCATAAGCTTCATCTTTTCCAAGTGGATTAAAGGTGATAATATCATCTAAACGGTTTAAAAACTCAGGTTTAAAGAAATTTTTTAACTCATTTTTTACCGCATCTTCTTGTTCTTTTCCGCTTAAATTCATAATAGCACTTGAGGCGATATTAGAAGTTAAAATGATAATGGTATTTTTAAAATCCACTGTTACACCTTTGCTATCGGTTGCTCTACCATCATCTAAAATCCCTAAAAGCACATTAAATACATCTTTATGTGCTTTTTCAACTTCATCAAACAAAAGCACGCTATAAGGTTTTCTTCGCACAGCTTCAGTAAGCTCTCCACCTTCTTCATGTCCTATGTATCCTGGAGGTGCACCTAAGAGTCTTGAAACACTATGTTTTTCCATAAATTCACTCATATCAAAGCGAATCATTGCTTTTTCATCGTCAAATAAAAATTTCGCCAAAGCTTTAGCTGATTGTGTTTTTCCTACCCCTGTTGGCCCTAAAAATAAAAAGCTTCCTATAGGTTTATTGTCCGCATTAAGCCCTGCTTTGTTGCGTTTAATGGCTCTAGCTAAAGCACTTAAGGCCTTATCTTGCCCTATGACACTTTCTTTTAAATGTTTTTCCACTTCTAAGAATTTTTGTTTTTCGGAAGTTAGCATTTTTTGCACGCTAATACCCGTCCATTTGCTTAAAATTCCAGCAACCAAATCCTCATCTACTTGATTTTTAAGCAAAACTCCATTTTCACTCATTTTTTTCCATTTATCTTCTAAAATTTCTACTTCTTTTTCAAGACTTGGAATTTTTCCATACTCTAGCTCGGCTGCTTTTTGAAATTCACCTCTAGCTTTAGCTAAAGAAGCTTCATTTTTAAGTAGATCAATTTCTTTTTTCTTAGTGCTTATACCATCAAAAACACTTTTTTCATTTTCAAACTGTGAATTTAGGGCATTTTGTTTTTCTTTTAAATTGGCTAGTTCTTTTGCGATTTCATCAAGTCTTTTTTGATTTTTCTCATCATTTTCCATTTTTAAAGCTTCATTTTCAACTTCTAAAGTTTCTATATCTTTACGTACTTTTCTTAAAGAACTTGGTTCGCTTTCAATTTGCATTTTTAGTTCAGCTGCAGCTTCATCGATTAAATCAATAGCCTTATCAGGTAAAAAACGATCCGCTATATAACGCTTTGAAAGTTTAGCTGCAGCTACTAAAGCACTATCATTTATGGTTACATTATGATGAATTTCAAGCTTTTCTTTTATACCCCTTAACATAGCCAAAGCCTCATTAACACTTGGCTCACCTACATTTACAGGTTGAAAACGGCGTTGCAAGGCTGCATCTTTTTCAAAATATTTACGATATTCTTTTAAAGTAGTTGCTCCTATGGTATGCAGTTCTCCTCTTGCAAGAGCGGGTTTTAAAATATTTGCCGCATCCATACTGCCTTCACTAGCTCCAGCTCCTACTATAGTGTGAATTTCATCGATAAAAAGAATGATGTTTTCACTTTTTATCACTTCATTAACCACAGCTTTTAATCTATCTTCGAATTCTCCTCTGTATTTTGCACCTGCAATTAAAGCACTCATATCAAGAGCGATAACTTTTTTATTTTGCAAAGATTTTGGAACATCTTTTTTGATAATTCTTTGTGCTAAAGCTTCTACTATAGCTGTTTTTCCTACGCCTGGTTCACCTAAAAGTATAGGGTTATTTTTGGTTTTGCGTATTAAAATTTGCATCAAACGTTCGATTTCTTCTTCTCTGCCTATAACAGGATCAAGTTTACCCTCGCTTGCTTTTAAGGTTAAATCTATACCAAATTTATTTAAGCTGTCTAAGGTTTCATCGCTTGTTTTGCTATCGATTTTGCGTCCCGCTCTTAGACTTTCAAGCTCTTTTTGAAATTCTCTTAAATCTAAAAATTGCGCTAAAATTTCTTTAATAGGACTTTTTTGACTTTCACTTATAAGCCAAGTATCCACACTTAAATAACTATCTCCATTAGCACTCATCAATCCTTTAGCATTTTCTAATGAATTTATAAGTTCATTGGAAAAGCGTATATTTTCACGGTTTGCATTTGAACTCGTTGCAAGTTTTGAAATTCTGCTTTTAATTTCAAGTTCTAAGGCTTCTTTAGAAATATTTAATTTATTTAAAATTTGATTTAAAATACTTGCATTATCTACGCTTAAAGCCCATAAAAGATGTAAAGGTACAACTTCATTATTTTTAGAATGTATAGCTAAAGATGCTGCACTTTCAAGGTTTGAAAGCATATTATCAGTTAAAAAATCTTGTATATTTGCCATGTTTTATCCTTTATTTGGTTTATATACTTGCTATTATATAACTTTAGTCATATAATGTCAAGTTAATTGAGTAAAATTTTTTAAATAATA encodes:
- the pbpA gene encoding penicillin-binding protein 1A: MKILKYIFSFFTLLFIAGFIYVAYLFTSADTEGYTFKEYKPPLTTQIYDRNGKLVANIFEQHRFYAPYEELPPRLIEALVAIEDTSFFEHNGVNIDAIFRAAVKIIKSGGKTMEGASTLTQQFIKNTELTPERTIMRKIREALLAYKMETILTKEQILERYLNFIFFGHGYYGVKTAALGYFHKNLNELSLKEIAMLVGMPKAPSSYDPTKHLDLSISRANNVISRMYNLGWISKADYDTAIKEIPQVYDDTLTQNAAPYVVDEVIKQLSPNIKDLKTGGYKIILNIDLDVQNMAQNALKFGYDEIVKRDKDANLSTLNGAMVVVNHQSGDVLALVGGVDYEKSNYNRATQSMRQPGSSFKPFVYQVAINLGYSPMSEIADISRIFEGGAGNNEDWKPKNEGGKFLGLITLKEALTRSRNLATINLALDMGLDVLYSKLMEFGFKDIPPNLSIVLGSFGISPLEYSKFYTMFGNYGMIKDPQSIRQVQDKTGKTIMEFNSNERKVSDEAQSFLVLDMMRNVVEKGTGRNARVKDIEIAGKTGTTNKSVDAWFCGFTPEIEAIIWYGNDNNKPMRYTEGGARTAAPVFREFLTQYIEKFPDTTRKFSIPNGVYRGNYKGESAYYTTKSPLPKANMKFNESEIIF
- the maf gene encoding septum formation inhibitor Maf encodes the protein MLILASSSISRANLLKTAKIDFKQVSFDYDENLNKNISPFLYVQKIVLEKERQFLSTLGKDFQNQNLLFADSIVCIDEKILTKAKDKKEAYEMLALQNGKYASILSAFLLVKPEKRVFSLSKTTLYFKNFDENALRDYVENDLYKGKAGCIMCEGFHQNFITQQVGNLSTALGLDIQTLKAYL
- the clpB gene encoding ATP-dependent Clp protease ATP-binding subunit, translated to MANIQDFLTDNMLSNLESAASLAIHSKNNEVVPLHLLWALSVDNASILNQILNKLNISKEALELEIKSRISKLATSSNANRENIRFSNELINSLENAKGLMSANGDSYLSVDTWLISESQKSPIKEILAQFLDLREFQKELESLRAGRKIDSKTSDETLDSLNKFGIDLTLKASEGKLDPVIGREEEIERLMQILIRKTKNNPILLGEPGVGKTAIVEALAQRIIKKDVPKSLQNKKVIALDMSALIAGAKYRGEFEDRLKAVVNEVIKSENIILFIDEIHTIVGAGASEGSMDAANILKPALARGELHTIGATTLKEYRKYFEKDAALQRRFQPVNVGEPSVNEALAMLRGIKEKLEIHHNVTINDSALVAAAKLSKRYIADRFLPDKAIDLIDEAAAELKMQIESEPSSLRKVRKDIETLEVENEALKMENDEKNQKRLDEIAKELANLKEKQNALNSQFENEKSVFDGISTKKKEIDLLKNEASLAKARGEFQKAAELEYGKIPSLEKEVEILEDKWKKMSENGVLLKNQVDEDLVAGILSKWTGISVQKMLTSEKQKFLEVEKHLKESVIGQDKALSALARAIKRNKAGLNADNKPIGSFLFLGPTGVGKTQSAKALAKFLFDDEKAMIRFDMSEFMEKHSVSRLLGAPPGYIGHEEGGELTEAVRRKPYSVLLFDEVEKAHKDVFNVLLGILDDGRATDSKGVTVDFKNTIIILTSNIASSAIMNLSGKEQEDAVKNELKNFFKPEFLNRLDDIITFNPLGKDEAYEIVKLLFKDLQMSLENKGIKASLSENAALLIAKDGFDPDFGARPLRRAIYDLIEDKLSDMILADELHENDSIIIDTKDDEIIIKKA